In the genome of Coturnix japonica isolate 7356 chromosome 19, Coturnix japonica 2.1, whole genome shotgun sequence, one region contains:
- the MED13 gene encoding mediator of RNA polymerase II transcription subunit 13 isoform X1, whose product MSSCFVPNGASLEDCHSNLFCLADLTGIKWKRYVWQGPTSAPILFPVTEEDPILSSFSRCLKADVLSVWRRDQRPGRRELWIFWWGDDPNFADLIHHDLSEEEDGVWENGLSYECRTLLFKAVHNLLERCLMNRNFVRIGKWFVKPYEKDEKPINKSEHLSCSFTFFLHGDSNVCTSVEISQHQPVYLLSEEHLTLAQQSNSPFQADAGYALEDKGAMGPESVILSPFGLNGTLTGQSFKLSDSSTKKLIGEWKQFYPVTSNLKEGSEEKQEDMDWEDDSLAAVEVLVAGVRMVYPACFVLVPQTDIPAPSTVGTSHCSTTCLGVHQVPASTRDPAMSSVTLTPPTSPEEVQTVDAHSAQKWVKFSSVSDGFISDSTSHHGGKIPRKLANQVVDRVWQECNMNRTQNKRKYSATSNGLCDEETADKVASWDFVEATQRTNCNCSRHKNLKPRNSGQQGQAPPVGQQQQAAPKHKTNEKQDKGDKPQKRPLTPFHHRVSISDDVAMEADSASQRLVMTAPDSQVRFSNIRTNDVAKTPQMHNAEMHNAEMANSPQPPPLSPHPCDVVDEGVTKAPSTPQSQHFYQMPTPDPLVPTKTMEDRLDGLSQPFPAQFPEVIEPTMYIGTAVNLEEDEADTTWKYYKVPKKKDMDFLPPQLPNDKLRDDPVIPAGQENITSVTELMVQCRKPLKVSDELVQQYQSKNQYLAAVVSEADQEPEIDPYAFVEGDVEFLFPDSKKDRQNIERETGKKHKAEDGTSGVTVLSHEGEDAMSLFSPSVKQDAQRIAAHARTASTSLIHETDLVVSYTDLDNLFNSDEDELTPGSKRTVNGADDKSNCKEAKAGNLDPLSCISTADLHKMYPTPPSLEQHIMGFSPMNMNNKEYGSMDTTLGGTVLEGNSSSMGAQFRIEVDEGFCSPKPAEIKDYSYVYKPENCQALVGCSMFAPLKTLPSQCLPPIKLPEECIYRQSWTVGKLDLLPPGPAMPFIKDGDGSTMDQEYGPAYTPQTHTPFGMPPGSAPPSNGGAGILPSPSTPRFPTPRTPRTPRTPRGAGGPASAQGSVKYENSDLYSPASTPSTCRPLNSVEPATVPSIPEAHSLYVNLILSESVMNLFKDCNFDSCCICVCNMNIKGADVGVYIPDPTQEAQYRCTCGFSAVMNRKFGNSSGLFLEDELDILGRNTECGKEAEKRFEALRATSVEHGSAGLKEPEKLPDELILLLQDQCTNLFSPFGAADQDPIPKVGAVSNLVRVEERDCCNDCYLALEHGRQFMDNMSGGKVDEALVKTTCLHHWSKRNVVDVSMQCSQDILRMLLSLQPVLQDAIQKKRTVRSWGVQGPLTWQQFHKMAGRGSYGTDESPEPLPIPTFLLGYDYDFLVLSPFALPYWERLMLEPYGSQRDVAYVVVCPENEALLNGAKSFFRDLTAIYESCRLGQHRPICKFLPDGIMRVGPTASKKLSEKLVTEWFSQTNNANNEAFSKLKLYAQVCRYELGPYLASQPLDNSLLAQTNLVPPSSQPASALPPVTASTGNPNTPSAPAASTSSTMTATSNSAMSSAATTANSTLTTTATSSSSANIGSGIPTSKPSSFPPFSSMNNTTSAALPSQAATVQNGQTGGQQQQPVLQTAGMSGDATTATAQPHPEVSESTMDRDKVGVPTDGDSHAITYPPAIVVYIIDPFTYEKKDESSSSSSLWTLGLLRCFLEMVQVLPPNIKNIISVQIVPCQYLLQPVKHEDRQIYTQHLKSLAFSAFTQCRRPLPSSTNVKTLTGFGPGLAMETALKSPDRPECIRLYTPPFILAPVKDKQTELGETFGEAGQKYNVLFVGYCLSHDQRWLLASCTDLYGEQLETCIINIDVPNRARRKKGSARRLGLQKLWEWCLGLVQMSSLPWRVVIGRLGRIGHGELKDWSCLLSRRNLQSLSKRLKDMCRMCGISAADSPSILSACLVAMEPQGSFIIMPDSVSTGSVFGRSTTLNMQTSQLNTPQDTSCTHILVFPTSASVQVASSTYTTENLDLAFNTNNDGADGMGIFDLLDTGDDLDPDIINILPASPTGSPVHSPGSHYPHGGDMGKGQGTDRLLSTESHDEVTNILQQPLALGYFVSTAKAGPLPDWFWSACPQAQNQCPLFLKASLHLHVPSVQSDELLHSKHSHPLDSNQTSDVLRFVLEQYNALSWLTCDPATQDRRSCLPIHFVVLNQLYNFIMNML is encoded by the exons TGAGCACCTGTCCTGCTCATTCACCTTCTTCTTACATGGGGATAGTAATGTTTGCACCAGTGTGGAGATCAGTCAGCATCAGCCTGTGTACCTGCTTAGTGAAGAGCACCTCACCCTTGCCCAGCAGTCTAACAGCCCTTTTCAAG CAGATGCAGGCTATGCTCTCGAAGACAAAGGAGCGATGGGGCCTGAGTCTG TTATCCTAAGTCCCTTTGGATTAAATGGCACGCTCACAGGGCAGTCATTCAAACTTTCTGATTCATCTACAAAAAAGCTTATTGGTGAATGGAAACAATTCTATCCTGTCACTTCGAACTTGAAGGAGGGgtctgaggaaaaacaagaagataTGGATTGGGAGGATGATTCTTTAGCTGCTGTTGAAGTCCTTGTTG cTGGTGTGCGAATGGTGTATCCAGCGTGCTTCGTTCTAGTTCCCCAAACAGACATCCCTGCTCCTAGTACCGTTGGGACGTCTCACTGTTCAACTACTTGCTTGGGTGTCCACCAAGTGCCTGCTTCCACACGAGATCCTGCCATGTCCTCAGTAACTTTGACTCCTCCGACATCCCCCGAGGAAGTTCAAACAG TTGACGCTCACTCTGCCCAGAAGTGGGtgaagttttcttcagtttctgatgGATTTATCTCTGACAGTACTAGCCATCATGGTGGCAAAATACCTAGAAAGCTGGCTAATCAGGTGGTGGACAGAGTTTGGCAAGAATGCAATATgaacagaacacagaacaa GCGGAAATATTCTGCTACATCAAATGGCTTGTGTGACGAAGAGACAGCTGACAAGGTAGCATCCTGGGATTTTGTTGAAGCTACACAAAGGACAAATTGCAATTGTTCAAG GCACAAAAATCTCAAACCAAGGAATTCAGGTCAACAGGGGCAGGCACCACCTGTGGGCCAGCAACAGCAAGCAGCTCCAAAGCACAAGACAAATGAGAAGCAAGACAAAGGGGATAAGCCACAGAAACGCCCTTTGACTCCTTTTCATCATCGTGTATCTATCAGTGATGATGTTGCCATGGAGGCAGATTCAGCAAGTCAGAGGCTTGTGATGACTGCACCAGACAGTCAAGTGAGATTTTCAAATATCCGAACTAATGATGTAGCAAAGACTCCTCAGATGCATAATGCTGAAATGCATAATGCTGAAATGGCAAATTCACCTCAGCCACCACCACTTAGTCCTCACCCGTGTGATGTAGTTGATGAAGGGGTAACTAAAGCTCCTTCTACTCCTCAGAGTCAACATTTCTACCAGATGCCAACGCCAGATCCCTTGGTTCCCACCAAAACAATGGAAGACAGACTCGATGGCTTGTCCCAGCCTTTTCCAGCTCAGTTTCCTGAAGTTATAGAGCCTACGATGTATATTGGTACTGCAGTGAATTTGGAGGAAGATGAAGCTGATACTACTTGGAAGTATTACAAAGTTCCAAAGAAAAAGGATATGGACTTCTTACCACCTCAGCTTCCAAATGATAAGTTGAGAGATGATCCAGTAATACCTGCTGGACAGGAGAACATAACATCAGTTACAGA ATTAATGGTGCAATGTAGGAAGCCTTTAAAGGTTTCGGATGAACTGGTGCAACAGTATCAGAGTAAAAACCAGTACCTAGCAGCAGTAGTGTCGGAAGCTGACCAGGAACCTGAAATTGATCCCTATGCCTTCGTTGAAGGTGATGTGGAGTTCTTATTTCCTGACAGCAAAAAAGATCGACAGAACATTGAGAGGGAAACTGGGAAGAAACACAAG GCTGAGGACGGTACATCTGGTGTTACAGTTCTGTCCCATGAAGGAGAGGATGCTATGTCTTTGTTTAGTCCTTCTGTCAAGCAAG ATGCCCAACGTATTGCTGCTCATGCTCGCACTGCATCAACTAGCCTGATCCATGAAACAGACTTGGTGGTCTCTTACACTGACCTTGACAATCTCTTCAATTCTGATGAGGATGAACTAACA CCTGGATCTAAAAGAACAGTGAATGGTGCTGATGACAAATCCAACTGCAAAGAGGCAAAAGCAGGAAATTTAGATCCGCTGTCATGCATAA GCACTGCAGATCTCCATAAAATGTATCCAACTCCACCTTCTTTGGAACAACACATCATGGGATTTTCTCCAATGAACATGAATAATAAGGAATATGGCAGTATGGACACTACACTTGGAGGAacagtacttgaagggaataGCTCCAGTATGGGAGCTCAGTTCAGGATTGAAGTAGATGAGGGTTTCTGCAGCCCCAAACCTGCTGAAATAAAG GATTATTCCTATGTTTATAAACCTGAGAACTGCCAAGCCTTAGTGGGATGTTCCATGTTTGCACCACTGAAGACTCTTCCCAGCCAGTGTCTCCCTCCCATCAAACTGCCAGAAGAGTGCATATATCGCCAGAGCTGGACTGTGGGGAAGCTGGATTTGCTTCCTCCAGGACCTGCCATGCCATTTATCAAAGATGG TGACGGAAGCACTATGGATCAAGAGTATGGCCCTGCATACACACCACAAACTCATACTCCGTTTGGAATGCCCCCGGGTAGTGCACCACCCAGTAATGGTGGAGCTGGaattctcccttctccttctaCCCCTCGTTTCCCAACTCCCAGAACACCAAGGACTCCTCGGACTCCTCGTGGAGCTGGTGGACCGGCAAGTGCGCAGGGTTCAGTCAAATATGAGAACTCTGATTTATACTCACCAGCTTCCACGCCATCGACGTGTAGACCACTTAATTCTGTTGAACCTGCAACTGTGCCTTCCATTCCAGAGGCACACAGTCTGTACGTGAATCTCATCCTCTCAGAGTCTGTAATGAATCTCTTCAAAGACTGTAACTTTGACAGCTGCTGCATATGCGTTTGCAATATGAACATCAAAGGTGCTGATGTTGGAGTTTACATTCCCGATCCAACACAAGAGGCCCAGTATCGGTGTACCTGTGGTTTCAGTGCTGTGATGAATAGGAAGTTTGGCAACAGTTCTGGACTGTTTCTTGAAGATGAATTGGATATTTTAGGACGTAACACAGAGTGTggcaaagaagcagaaaaacgCTTCGAAGCTCTCAGAGCTACTTCTGTTGAACATGGCAGTGCAGGACTGAAAGAACCGGAGAAACTGCCTGATGAGTTAATACTGTTGCTGCAAGATCAATGCACCAACTTGTTCTCACCGTTTGGAGCAGCAGATCAAGATCCTATTCCCAAAGTTGGTGCAGTTAGCAACCTGGTACGTGTAGAAGAAAGGGATTGTTGCAATGACTGCTACTTAGCCTTGGAACATGGGCGCCAGTTCATGGACAATATGTCAGGAGGGAAAGTTGATGAAGCACTTGTGAAAACTACTTGCTTGCACCACTGGTCAAAAAGAAACG TGGTGGATGTGAGCATGCAGTGTTCCCAGGACATCCTTCGTATGCTGCTCTCACTCCAGCCTGTTCTTCAAGACGCCATTCAGAAGAAGCGCACGGTCCGGTCGTGGGGTGTGCAAGGCCCTCTCACGTGGCAGCAGTTCCACAAAATGGCTGGCAGAGGCTCTTATG gaaCTGATGAGTCCCCAGAACCACTGCCAATCCCAACGTTTTTGTTGGGATACGATTATGATTTTCTGGTGCTGTCTCCGTTTGCATTGCCATACTGGGAGAGGCTGATGCTGGAACCTTATGGATCTCAAAGAGATGTTGCTTATGTTGTGGTGTGCCCTGAAAACGAGGCTCTGCTAAATGGAGCAAAAAGCTTCTTTAGGGATCTGACTGCAATATATGAG TCATGCAGACTTGGCCAGCATCGACCTATCTGTAAATTTTTGCCTGATGGAATCATGAGAGTTGGACCCACTGCTTCAAAGAAACTTTCTGAGAAGCTGGTCACAGAATGGTTCTCACAGACAAATAATGCCAACAATGAAGCATTTTCCAAACTCAAACTGTATGCCCAAGTTTGCAGATATGAGCTGG GTCCTTATCTTGCTTCTCAGCCTTTGGACAATTCGTTACTTGCCCAAACAAATCTGGTCCCTCCCTCAAGCCAAccagcctctgctctgcccccCGTGACAGCCAGCACTGGAAATCCCAACACTCCgtctgctcctgcagcttctACCAGTAGTACTATGACAGCAACGTCAAACAGTGCCATGTCTTCTGCAGCTACTACAGCTAACTCAACTTTGACTACTACTGCCACGTCATCCTCTTCTGCTAACATAGGCAGTGGGATCCCAACAAGCAAGCCTTCTTCATTTCCACCTTTTAGCAGTATGAACAATAccacttctgctgctctgccctctcAGGCTGCAACGGTCCAAAATGGGCAAACAGGAGGACAGCAGCAACAGCcagtgctgcaaacagcagggATGTCTGGAGATGCTACTACAGCAACTGCACAGCCCCACCCAGAGGTTTCTGAAAG CACTATGGATCGTGATAAAGTTGGAGTTCCTACAGATGGAGATTCACACGCTATCACCTACCCACCTGCCATTGTAGTTTACATAATCGATCCTTTTACGTATGAGAAAAAGgatgagagcagcagctcatcTAGTTTATGGACACTTGGACTTCTGCGCTGCTTTTTAGAGATGGTTCAGGTTCTTCCTCCGAACATCAAGAATATAATTTCTGTGCAG ATCGTTCCGTGTCAGTACCTTCTGCAGCCTGTGAAACACGAAGACCGGCAGATTTATACTCAGCATTTGAAGTCTTTAGCGTTTTCAGCGTTTACTCAGTGTCGGAGACCTCTTCCATCTTCCACCAATGTGAAAACATTAACTGGCTTTGGCCCCGGCTTAGCCATGGAAACAGCTCTTAAGAGCCCTGAT AGACCTGAGTGTATTCGACTGTACACCCCTCCTTTTATATTGGCTCCTGTCAAGGACAAGCAAACAGAGCTTGGAGAAACCTTTGGAGAAGCTGGTCAGAAATATAACGTGCTTTTTGTCGGCTACTGTTTGTCTCATGATCAAAGATGGCTTCTTGCATCCTGTACAGATCTCTATGGAGAACAGTTAGAGACGTGCATAATTAATATAGATGTACCGAACAG AGCTCGCAGGAAAAAGGGCTCTGCCCGCAGGCTGGGGCTTCAGAAACTCTGGGAATGGTGCCTGGGACTCGTGCAGATGAGCTCTTTGCCTTGGAGAGTCGTAATAGGCCGCTTAGGAAGAATAGGACATGGGGAATTAAAAG ACTGGAGTTGTTTGTTGAGTCGCCGAAACCTTCAGTCCCTCAGTAAGAGGCTGAAAGACATGTGCAGAATGTGTGGTATCTCTGCTGCAGACTCTCCCAGCATTCTCAGTGCTTGTTTGGTAGCAATGGAACCGCAGGGGTCCTTCATTATTATGCCAG attCTGTATCTACCGGCTCTGTGTTCGGACGCAGCACCACTTTAAACATGCAGACATCTCAGCTGAACACCCCACAGGACACATCGTGCACTCACATACTTGTGTTTCCCACATCTGCTTCTGTGCAAGTGGCATCGTCAACTTATACCACTGAGAACCTGGATCTGGCCTTCAACACAAACAATG ATGGAGCAGATGGAATGGGCATCTTTGACTTGTTAGACACTGGAGACGATCTTGATCCCGATATTATAAATATACTTCCTGCATCCCCTACTGGATCCCCTGTACATTCTCCAGGGTCCCACTACCCCCATGGAGGTGATATGGGCAAG GGTCAAGGTACAGATCGATTGCTTTCAACGGAATCTCACGATGAAGTAACAAATATACTGCAACAGCCACTGGCCCTTGGTTATTTTGTGTCAACTGCCAAAGCAGGTCCCTTGCCTGACTGGTTCTGGTCAGCGTGTCCTCAAGCACAAAATCAGTGTCCCTTGTTTCTTAAG gCCTCTTTGCACCTCCACGTGCCTTCAGTGCAATCAGACGAGCTACTCCACAGTAAACACTCCCATCCACTTGATTCTAATCAAACTTCTGATGTGCTCAG gtTTGTTCTGGAACAGTACAATGCACTCTCCTGGCTAACCTGTGATCCTGCAACCCAGGACAGACGGTCATGTCTCCCGATTCATTTTGTGGTGCTGAATCAGTTGTATAACTTTATCATGAATATGCTGTGA